The Candidatus Zixiibacteriota bacterium genome contains a region encoding:
- a CDS encoding rhodanese-like domain-containing protein has product MKKLLKEVILLTIIAAVAAFTINSISPKGIPLKGTWYDNRRQIKLDIPPSYDAETDSLLTMQEAFMLWKNDAVFIDTREPDEYCEGHIKGAINLPFEEWDDWWPEVEPYLSPDKNIVCYCSGLDCELSLYAARELKVIGYPNAYIFFGGFYTWLEYDLPWEYENEE; this is encoded by the coding sequence ATGAAAAAACTGCTGAAGGAAGTAATACTACTTACAATTATCGCGGCGGTTGCCGCTTTTACTATTAACTCAATATCACCCAAAGGGATACCGTTAAAAGGAACGTGGTACGACAACCGGCGCCAAATCAAACTTGATATTCCGCCTTCTTATGATGCTGAAACGGATTCACTTTTAACTATGCAGGAAGCTTTCATGCTGTGGAAAAATGATGCTGTATTTATTGATACTCGCGAGCCGGATGAATACTGTGAGGGGCATATCAAAGGCGCTATAAATTTGCCGTTTGAGGAATGGGACGACTGGTGGCCGGAAGTGGAGCCATATCTTTCACCTGATAAAAATATAGTCTGCTATTGCAGCGGCCTCGATTGCGAGTTATCGCTGTATGCCGCGAGAGAATTGAAAGTTATCGGCTACCCTAATGCGTATATTTTCTTTGGCGGTTTTTATACATGGCTTGAATATGACCTTCCCTGGGAGTATGAAAATGAAGAGTAA